Proteins from a single region of Budorcas taxicolor isolate Tak-1 chromosome 7, Takin1.1, whole genome shotgun sequence:
- the TGFBR3L gene encoding transforming growth factor-beta receptor type 3-like protein, with translation MLGTVPLLVALLPGTTALPSEPAEPPFPAAPGPWLRQPLFSLELSDAEDAFPRRAGPLEVPADSRVFVQAALARPSPRWGLALHRCSITPSSRPALGPALALLRGGCSADSSVTFPPPRLLLGAARPARFSFRLRPVFNASVQFLHCQLSRCRRRRRRRARWTPAPLTLPPLAPCLPQDEACAGAGSGNDESLGANSPHLHTLTQPIVVTVPRLPPRLPKGFPGRAVRPESPAPAPEALEPAPVVALVLAAFVLGAAVAAGLSLMCAHSAPQLPGQPPRASPSGPLPRRPQ, from the exons ATGCTGGGCACCGTGCCCCTGCTGGTGGCCCTGCTCCCGGGGACCACCGCCTTGCCCAGTGAGCCAGCTG AGCCCCCGTTCCCTGCGGCGCCCGGGCCCTGGCTGCGCCAACCCCTTTTCAGTCTGGAGCTGTCGGACGCGGAGGACGCCTTCCCGCGCCGTGCGGGGCCGCTCGAGGTCCCAGCAGACAGCCGCGTGTTTGTGCAG GCGGCCCTGGCCCGTCCCTCCCCGCGCTGGGGCCTGGCCCTGCACCGCTGCTCCATAACACCGTCCTCGCGCCCAGCCCTGGGCCCCGCCCTGGCGCTGTTGCGCGGGGGCTGCTCCGCCGACTCCTCGGTCACCTTCCCGCCACCGCGGCTGCTCCTCGGTGCCGCCCGTCCTGCGCGTTTCAGTTTCCGCCTGCGCCCGGTCTTCAACGCCTCCGTGCAGTTCCTGCACTGCCAACTGAgtcgctgccgccgccgccgccgccgccgagcccGCTGGACGCCTGCGCCTTTGACGCTGCCTCCACTGGCGCCG TGTCTGCCTCAGGATGAGGCGTGCGCGGGCGCCGGCAGTGGCAACGATGAGAGCCTGGGTGCTAACAGCCCCCACCTGCACACACTGACGCAGCCCATCGTGGTGACTGTGCCACGGCTGCCCCCCA GGCTACCCAAGGGCTTCCCCGGCAGAGCTGTGCGCCCCGAGTCTCCCGCGCCGGCCCCGGAGGCCCTGGAGCCCGCGCCGGTGGTAGCACTAGTGTTGGCCGCTTTCGTGCTGGGCGCCGCTGTGGCCGCCGGCCTCAGCCTCATGTGCGCGCACTCAG CGCCCCAACTCCCCGGTCAGCCCCCGAGAGCCTCGCCCAGCGGCCCCCTGCCCAGGAGGCCCCAGTGA
- the SNAPC2 gene encoding snRNA-activating protein complex subunit 2: MKPPQRRRAIPRRYLVEVTGPAAWRASEKRQLLRLLQARQGQPELDAAELAQELPGRSKTEIQDFLRQLKGRVAREAIQRIHSGGPKGPRRWETQTPAPIEVWMDLAEKVTGPLEEALTVAFSQVLAIAATEPVSLLHSVPSKPTQACGKPLLLSAPGGQEDLSPEASSPTPEAPGGREVPGSAPKTQGPAPEASSESLAGQSAEGDFSVDFEKIYTYLSSVSRGGQGPELSAAESAVVLDLLMALPEELSRLPCATLVQHMSGMYRHLTAPQRDLAVGGLASGTEDSGAGSRGQEETGQARSQAPENAGSSQPISSWQAAGVCPLNPFLVPLELLGQVAR, encoded by the exons ATGAAGCCACCGCAGCGGCGGCGAGCGATCCCGAGGCGCTATCTGGTTGAGGTGACTGGCCCCGCGGCCTGGAGAGCCAGCGAGAAGCGGCAGCTGTTACGACTACTGCAGGCGCGACAGGGCCAACCAGAGCTGGACGCCGCCGAGCTGGCCCAAGAGTTGCCGGGCCGGAGCAAGACGGAG ATCCAGGACTTTCTCCGGCAGCTCAAGGGCCGAGTGGCCCGGGAGGCCATTCAGAGGATACATTCAGGTGGCCCAAAGGGTCCAAGGCGCTGGGAAACACAGACCCCAGCCCCCATCGAG GTGTGGATGGATCTGGCTGAGAAGGTAACAGGCCCACTGGAGGAGGCGCTTACTGTGGCTTTCTCACAG GTGCTCGCCATCGCTGCCACGGAGCCCGTCAGCCTCCTGCACTCAGTGCCCTCCAAGCCTACGCAGGCTTGCGGAAAGCCACTGCTCCTCAGCGCCCCTGGAGGACAGGAGGACCTGAGTCCTGAGGCTTCCAGCCCCACCCCCGAGGCCCCCGGAGGGCGTGAGGTTCCTGGCTCTGCCCCCAAGACGCAAGGCCCTGCTCCTGAGGCATCCTCCGAGTCCCTGGCTGGCCAGTCTGCTGAGGGAGACTTTTCTGTGGACTTCGAAAAGATCTACACGTACCTATCATCCGTTTCCCGTGGTGGCCAGGGCCCTGAGCTTTCCGCAGCTG AGTCTGCTGTGGTCCTTGACCTGCTCATGGCGCTTCCTGAGGAGTTGTCCCGTCTGCCCTGCGCCACCCTGGTTCAACACATGTCGGGTATGTACCGACACCTGACGGCCCCCCAGCGCGACCTTGCCGTTGGGGGCCTGGCGTCGGGAACTGAGGATAGTGGGGCAGGTTCCAGGGGTCAGGAGGAGACTGGCCAGGCCCGCTCTCAGGCCCCCGAGAATGCTGGCTCCAGCCAGCCCATATCCTCTTGGCAAGCAGCTGGGGTGTGCCCCCTGAACCCGTTCCTGGTACCCTTGGAGCTTCTGGGCCAGGTGGCAAGGTAG